A genome region from Cervus canadensis isolate Bull #8, Minnesota chromosome 10, ASM1932006v1, whole genome shotgun sequence includes the following:
- the DSN1 gene encoding kinetochore-associated protein DSN1 homolog isoform X2, whose product MTSRPEMVEEEPVASKTHDRQLESDPNPVDVCNKSSASLEMTERVSKKRIHRGCSPQKGDSGDLSHQEGLESRSLHLSPQEQSACHQDRRQSWRRASMKETNRRKSLPPFHQGITELCRSISVDLTESKRLSSLLLSSFQFSVQKLEPFLRGTEGFSLESFRAKASSLSEELKHFADRLESNGTLQKCFEDSEGKVSDLALETSVAEMKEYITKFSLERQSWDQLLLRYQEEAEEILSRGSAETKNTEVEVGPRMYVGSSQSEVLNTKPDYQKILQNQTKLFDCMELVMDELQGSVKQLHAFMAESTQCLQEVSVQLGKRSTQQLDPSPARKLLKLQLQKQPSTYCSKSCQ is encoded by the exons ATGACTTCTAGACCGGAGATGGTAG AAGAGGAACCAGTGGCATCTAAGACTCATGATCGTCAACTGGAATCAGATCCCAACCCTGTGGACGTGTGTAATAAATCGTCCGCCTCCCTGGAGATGACTGAACGTGTTTCAAAGAAACGAATTCACCGTGGCTGTAGCCCCCAAAAAGGGGACAGTGGtgatctcagccaccaggaaggacttgAATCCAGGTCCCTTCATTTGTCCCCACAAGAGCAGTCTGCCTGTCATCAAGATAGGAGGCAGTCCTGGCGGCGAGCAAGTATGAAAGAAACGAACCGGCGGAAGTCACTGCCTCCCTTTCATCAGGGCATCACAG AGCTCTGCAGATCCATCAGTGTTGACCTAACAGAAAGCAAACGGCTGAGCTCTCTCCTCCTTTCCAGTTTCCAG ttCTCTGTTCAGAAACTTGAACCTTTCCTAAGGGGAACTGAGGGCTTCAGTCTTGAAAGTTTTAGAGCCAAAG CATCTTCCCTTTCTGAAGAATTGAAACATTTTGCAGACAGACTGGAAAGTAATGGAACACTACAAAAATGTTTTGAAGATTCAGAAGG AAAAGTATCAGATTTGGCTCTGGAAACATCAGTGGCTGAGATGAAGGAATATATAACAAA GTTTTCTTTAGAACGTCAGAGTTGGGATCAGCTCTTGCTGCGCTACCAGGAAGAGGCTGAAGAGATCCTATCAAG aggaTCAGCTGAAACCAAAAATACTGAAGTTGAAGTGGGACCTAGAATGTATGTTGGGTCTTCCCAGAGTGAAGTCCTTAATACAAAACCTGACTACCAGAAGATATTGCAGAACCAGACTAAACTCTTCGATTGTATGGAGTTGGTG ATGGACGAACTGCAAGGATCCGTGAAGCAGCTGCACGCCTTTATGGCCGAAAGTACCCAGTGCCTCCAGGAGGTGTCAGTACAGCTCG GGAAGAGAAGCACTCAACAGTTAGATCCTTCACCAGCTCGAAAACTGCTCAAGCTTCAGTtacagaagcaacctagcacATATTGCTCTAAATCTTGTCAGTGA
- the DSN1 gene encoding kinetochore-associated protein DSN1 homolog isoform X1 — protein sequence MTSRPEMVVLEEEPVASKTHDRQLESDPNPVDVCNKSSASLEMTERVSKKRIHRGCSPQKGDSGDLSHQEGLESRSLHLSPQEQSACHQDRRQSWRRASMKETNRRKSLPPFHQGITELCRSISVDLTESKRLSSLLLSSFQFSVQKLEPFLRGTEGFSLESFRAKASSLSEELKHFADRLESNGTLQKCFEDSEGKVSDLALETSVAEMKEYITKFSLERQSWDQLLLRYQEEAEEILSRGSAETKNTEVEVGPRMYVGSSQSEVLNTKPDYQKILQNQTKLFDCMELVMDELQGSVKQLHAFMAESTQCLQEVSVQLGKRSTQQLDPSPARKLLKLQLQKQPSTYCSKSCQ from the exons ATGACTTCTAGACCGGAGATGGTAG TGCTAGAAGAGGAACCAGTGGCATCTAAGACTCATGATCGTCAACTGGAATCAGATCCCAACCCTGTGGACGTGTGTAATAAATCGTCCGCCTCCCTGGAGATGACTGAACGTGTTTCAAAGAAACGAATTCACCGTGGCTGTAGCCCCCAAAAAGGGGACAGTGGtgatctcagccaccaggaaggacttgAATCCAGGTCCCTTCATTTGTCCCCACAAGAGCAGTCTGCCTGTCATCAAGATAGGAGGCAGTCCTGGCGGCGAGCAAGTATGAAAGAAACGAACCGGCGGAAGTCACTGCCTCCCTTTCATCAGGGCATCACAG AGCTCTGCAGATCCATCAGTGTTGACCTAACAGAAAGCAAACGGCTGAGCTCTCTCCTCCTTTCCAGTTTCCAG ttCTCTGTTCAGAAACTTGAACCTTTCCTAAGGGGAACTGAGGGCTTCAGTCTTGAAAGTTTTAGAGCCAAAG CATCTTCCCTTTCTGAAGAATTGAAACATTTTGCAGACAGACTGGAAAGTAATGGAACACTACAAAAATGTTTTGAAGATTCAGAAGG AAAAGTATCAGATTTGGCTCTGGAAACATCAGTGGCTGAGATGAAGGAATATATAACAAA GTTTTCTTTAGAACGTCAGAGTTGGGATCAGCTCTTGCTGCGCTACCAGGAAGAGGCTGAAGAGATCCTATCAAG aggaTCAGCTGAAACCAAAAATACTGAAGTTGAAGTGGGACCTAGAATGTATGTTGGGTCTTCCCAGAGTGAAGTCCTTAATACAAAACCTGACTACCAGAAGATATTGCAGAACCAGACTAAACTCTTCGATTGTATGGAGTTGGTG ATGGACGAACTGCAAGGATCCGTGAAGCAGCTGCACGCCTTTATGGCCGAAAGTACCCAGTGCCTCCAGGAGGTGTCAGTACAGCTCG GGAAGAGAAGCACTCAACAGTTAGATCCTTCACCAGCTCGAAAACTGCTCAAGCTTCAGTtacagaagcaacctagcacATATTGCTCTAAATCTTGTCAGTGA
- the DSN1 gene encoding kinetochore-associated protein DSN1 homolog isoform X3 — protein sequence MTERVSKKRIHRGCSPQKGDSGDLSHQEGLESRSLHLSPQEQSACHQDRRQSWRRASMKETNRRKSLPPFHQGITELCRSISVDLTESKRLSSLLLSSFQFSVQKLEPFLRGTEGFSLESFRAKASSLSEELKHFADRLESNGTLQKCFEDSEGKVSDLALETSVAEMKEYITKFSLERQSWDQLLLRYQEEAEEILSRGSAETKNTEVEVGPRMYVGSSQSEVLNTKPDYQKILQNQTKLFDCMELVMDELQGSVKQLHAFMAESTQCLQEVSVQLGKRSTQQLDPSPARKLLKLQLQKQPSTYCSKSCQ from the exons ATGACTGAACGTGTTTCAAAGAAACGAATTCACCGTGGCTGTAGCCCCCAAAAAGGGGACAGTGGtgatctcagccaccaggaaggacttgAATCCAGGTCCCTTCATTTGTCCCCACAAGAGCAGTCTGCCTGTCATCAAGATAGGAGGCAGTCCTGGCGGCGAGCAAGTATGAAAGAAACGAACCGGCGGAAGTCACTGCCTCCCTTTCATCAGGGCATCACAG AGCTCTGCAGATCCATCAGTGTTGACCTAACAGAAAGCAAACGGCTGAGCTCTCTCCTCCTTTCCAGTTTCCAG ttCTCTGTTCAGAAACTTGAACCTTTCCTAAGGGGAACTGAGGGCTTCAGTCTTGAAAGTTTTAGAGCCAAAG CATCTTCCCTTTCTGAAGAATTGAAACATTTTGCAGACAGACTGGAAAGTAATGGAACACTACAAAAATGTTTTGAAGATTCAGAAGG AAAAGTATCAGATTTGGCTCTGGAAACATCAGTGGCTGAGATGAAGGAATATATAACAAA GTTTTCTTTAGAACGTCAGAGTTGGGATCAGCTCTTGCTGCGCTACCAGGAAGAGGCTGAAGAGATCCTATCAAG aggaTCAGCTGAAACCAAAAATACTGAAGTTGAAGTGGGACCTAGAATGTATGTTGGGTCTTCCCAGAGTGAAGTCCTTAATACAAAACCTGACTACCAGAAGATATTGCAGAACCAGACTAAACTCTTCGATTGTATGGAGTTGGTG ATGGACGAACTGCAAGGATCCGTGAAGCAGCTGCACGCCTTTATGGCCGAAAGTACCCAGTGCCTCCAGGAGGTGTCAGTACAGCTCG GGAAGAGAAGCACTCAACAGTTAGATCCTTCACCAGCTCGAAAACTGCTCAAGCTTCAGTtacagaagcaacctagcacATATTGCTCTAAATCTTGTCAGTGA